The Psychromonas sp. MME1 genome window below encodes:
- a CDS encoding glycosyltransferase family 2 protein has translation MQLSIVIPVHNEQENIRSLVNEIKSHLEDKIEYELIYVDDGSNDNTFSELTALQTEGYAQLRVLRHNGCFGQSASVLTGIRNARADWIVTLDGDGQNDPVDILPIYQALLDANKHDPRYQCAAGYRKKRNDSTSKRWSSLIANNIRARLLHDDTPDTGCGLKAMQRSAFLALPFFDHVHRFIPALIKRNGGEVIIVEVNHRHRTAGTSKYGIANRLWVGIVDLIGVKWLCARKKNPVCYAENTENKNEQ, from the coding sequence TTGCAACTTTCTATTGTTATACCGGTACACAATGAGCAGGAAAACATTCGTTCATTAGTCAATGAGATAAAATCTCATTTAGAGGACAAAATTGAGTATGAACTCATTTATGTTGACGATGGAAGTAATGATAATACCTTTAGTGAACTGACGGCTTTGCAAACTGAAGGCTATGCGCAATTAAGGGTGCTCCGTCATAATGGCTGTTTTGGACAAAGTGCCTCTGTCTTAACGGGTATTCGTAATGCGCGTGCAGATTGGATTGTTACACTTGATGGTGATGGGCAAAATGACCCGGTGGATATATTACCGATTTATCAAGCTCTGTTAGATGCCAACAAGCACGATCCGCGTTATCAATGTGCGGCTGGCTATCGTAAAAAGCGCAATGATTCCACATCGAAACGTTGGTCATCATTGATTGCGAATAATATACGAGCTCGTTTACTACACGATGATACGCCTGATACTGGGTGTGGATTAAAAGCGATGCAACGCAGCGCATTTCTTGCATTGCCATTTTTTGACCATGTACACCGATTTATACCTGCGTTAATTAAACGTAATGGTGGAGAGGTGATCATTGTTGAAGTTAATCATCGCCACCGCACAGCGGGTACCTCCAAGTATGGTATAGCAAACCGCCTATGGGTTGGTATTGTTGACCTAATTGGTGTGAAATGGCTTTGTGCTCGTAAAAAAAATCCCGTTTGTTACGCCGAAAATACGGAGAACAAGAATGAGCAATAG
- a CDS encoding lipid-A-disaccharide synthase N-terminal domain-containing protein, translating to MSNSLWVIVGLIGQGIFSARFLVQWLASEKLKKSVIPMAFWYLSIAGSAVLLSYAIYRQDPVFILGQSIGFFIYFRNIWLIRQSSLNKEDDK from the coding sequence ATGAGCAATAGCCTATGGGTGATTGTCGGTCTGATAGGGCAGGGGATATTTTCAGCCCGTTTTTTAGTGCAATGGCTGGCGAGTGAAAAACTGAAAAAAAGTGTTATTCCAATGGCTTTTTGGTATCTAAGTATTGCTGGTAGTGCGGTGTTGTTAAGTTATGCAATTTATCGTCAAGACCCGGTCTTTATTCTTGGGCAATCAATTGGTTTTTTTATCTATTTTAGAAATATATGGTTAATTCGACAATCATCATTAAACAAGGAAGATGATAAATGA
- a CDS encoding glycosyltransferase family 39 protein: MIATYRSFTDKNGSYRELLWLLFASFVIIAIGIGLRSPWPADEPRFALIALEMVNSGEWLFPHRGGELYPDKPPVFVWMQAIFYLLTGSMQIAFLLPSLLGALVCVALIYDLAQRFYGQNSGRNAVILLLCTIQFMVQAKLAQIDMTVCMWITIGNYALLRHFLQGPCWKLYYLGWFAMGLGVITKGVGFLPILLCLPYIWLLIKQEQCRFNIKSIVQHSVGLIVMLLAIALWVGPMYYAVEVNQDASYLAYRDNIMLRQTAERYVNSLGHQKPFYYYIVSVIPLFWLPLSILLPWLAPRWFKAIKNGDRLVFLTVIWAILVLLFFSNSPGKRGVYILPIVPMLVLIAAPYLDELTANIRIRAIAWVMPLAIATTLISSALISFFFMPQLLDKLPTEANATLLCIIALGGAFLLPTLYWRVRNPIRGAVISLALGWGIYSVFGYWLMEPTRSPKDMMAEINTITGPQSELAIINFKEQLLLHSERDVVQFGFHTLREKQTKAAAKWLSEGPEKRWVLSPAEHVEKCFNEDSWIDVDTRHRRTWVLVQYSDLLDREQLINNGCDDFTQTTIPLYHAKPVFLTH, encoded by the coding sequence ATGATCGCCACCTATCGCTCTTTTACCGATAAAAATGGATCCTATCGCGAGTTATTATGGTTACTTTTTGCAAGTTTTGTAATCATTGCCATTGGTATTGGCCTACGCTCACCTTGGCCAGCGGATGAACCTAGATTTGCCTTGATTGCCTTAGAGATGGTTAACAGTGGCGAATGGTTGTTCCCACATCGAGGTGGTGAACTTTATCCAGATAAACCCCCTGTTTTCGTCTGGATGCAAGCCATTTTTTACCTTCTTACTGGCTCGATGCAGATTGCTTTTTTATTACCATCGCTGTTAGGTGCCTTAGTGTGTGTTGCGTTAATATACGATTTGGCACAACGTTTTTATGGGCAAAATAGTGGCCGTAATGCTGTTATTTTGTTGCTATGTACCATTCAGTTTATGGTGCAAGCAAAGCTTGCTCAAATTGATATGACCGTATGTATGTGGATAACGATTGGTAATTACGCCTTATTACGCCATTTTTTGCAGGGGCCTTGTTGGAAATTATACTATTTAGGTTGGTTTGCAATGGGGTTAGGTGTTATAACAAAAGGAGTCGGGTTCTTACCTATCTTATTATGCCTCCCTTATATTTGGTTGCTGATTAAGCAGGAGCAGTGTCGCTTTAATATAAAAAGCATTGTCCAGCATTCGGTGGGATTAATCGTCATGTTATTAGCGATTGCCTTATGGGTGGGCCCCATGTATTACGCCGTTGAAGTAAATCAAGATGCCAGTTACTTAGCCTATCGTGACAATATTATGTTACGACAAACCGCTGAAAGATATGTTAATTCTCTCGGCCATCAAAAACCTTTTTATTATTATATTGTCTCTGTTATTCCATTATTCTGGTTACCATTAAGCATATTATTGCCGTGGCTCGCTCCGCGTTGGTTTAAAGCGATAAAAAATGGTGATCGCCTTGTTTTTCTTACCGTGATTTGGGCGATTTTAGTGTTGCTCTTTTTTAGTAATAGTCCAGGTAAACGTGGTGTCTATATCTTACCCATTGTCCCAATGCTAGTTCTTATTGCAGCACCCTATTTAGATGAATTAACCGCCAATATTCGTATCAGAGCAATCGCTTGGGTAATGCCTTTAGCCATTGCAACCACACTCATTTCCAGCGCGTTAATTAGTTTCTTTTTTATGCCGCAACTCTTAGATAAATTACCGACGGAAGCCAATGCAACGCTGCTTTGTATTATTGCCTTAGGGGGGGCATTTTTGTTGCCAACCTTATATTGGCGTGTACGCAACCCGATTCGAGGTGCCGTTATTAGTTTGGCTTTAGGCTGGGGGATCTATTCTGTTTTTGGTTATTGGCTTATGGAGCCTACACGCTCTCCTAAAGATATGATGGCTGAGATAAATACCATCACCGGACCGCAAAGTGAACTTGCTATTATTAACTTTAAAGAGCAGTTGCTACTACATAGTGAGCGCGATGTCGTGCAGTTTGGTTTTCATACTCTCCGTGAAAAGCAGACTAAAGCTGCCGCGAAATGGTTAAGTGAAGGTCCTGAAAAACGCTGGGTTTTATCGCCAGCAGAGCACGTAGAAAAATGTTTTAATGAAGATAGCTGGATTGATGTTGATACTCGTCACCGACGTACTTGGGTCTTAGTGCAATATAGTGATCTGCTTGATAGAGAACAGTTAATAAACAATGGCTGTGATGATTTTACGCAGACAACGATCCCGCTTTACCATGCTAAACCCGTTTTTCTAACTCATTAA
- a CDS encoding RDD family protein, translating to MSTKKQKSTTILTSQEQYQSCPRANLLRRLGAYIYDLLAVIALLMLATVIALVVVVIAEALSIIDTSAYPDVAGYLSNSLIFASYLAAVIIIFFAYFWSTACQTLGMKAWRLRVQNSDGSNITITQSLIRMSTSAFGLGNLFSVFKDRNAFQDLWAECEVIVLTKELNNWKGFKGLSFLQQKDK from the coding sequence ATGAGCACGAAGAAGCAAAAAAGTACAACGATACTTACCTCACAAGAACAATATCAGAGCTGCCCAAGAGCTAATTTACTTCGCCGTTTAGGTGCATACATTTATGATCTGTTAGCCGTTATAGCCTTACTCATGCTAGCAACCGTTATTGCCCTTGTCGTTGTCGTGATTGCAGAGGCATTATCAATAATCGACACCAGCGCTTACCCTGACGTTGCAGGCTATCTATCTAATAGCTTGATATTCGCCTCTTATTTAGCTGCAGTTATTATCATCTTTTTTGCTTACTTTTGGAGTACTGCCTGCCAAACGCTTGGTATGAAAGCTTGGCGTTTACGAGTGCAAAATAGTGACGGTAGTAATATCACTATTACGCAATCTTTAATTCGCATGTCTACTTCTGCATTTGGCTTAGGTAACTTGTTTTCCGTCTTTAAGGACAGAAATGCTTTCCAAGATCTATGGGCTGAATGTGAAGTTATTGTATTAACGAAAGAATTAAATAACTGGAAAGGGTTTAAAGGTTTATCGTTTTTACAACAGAAAGATAAATAA
- a CDS encoding tyrosine-type recombinase/integrase yields the protein MATLQVRKGKKSITYRVEFMREGNRISKSFKLKKDAQKFMALLLVDDDLANSLTNHILTTLTFSDAVKKFLAQDLGKDPSKHQRLNYWVSIFADKTVGKITRQQIKDELKLLSNDKALATLNRYKAAIGALYSYLSDEFDIDYNPVKGIRQYAENNGRTRFLTAEEISRLFITVKESTWGQLYLLVLMALTTGARRTEMLTLKWDNINFKSKTAHLPITKNGDQRILTLTADVIAELMKYRNISGYVFPHPREPKRYFRNFDIHWRVALSDAKISDFRFHDLRHTCASLLAMNGASLLEIAQVLGHKSITMTQRYSHLCVSHKAKLTDRVFGGIVNG from the coding sequence ATGGCAACTCTTCAAGTCCGTAAGGGCAAAAAAAGCATTACTTATCGTGTCGAATTCATGCGAGAAGGTAATCGAATTTCAAAATCATTTAAACTAAAAAAAGATGCTCAAAAATTCATGGCATTATTGCTGGTGGATGATGATCTCGCTAATAGTTTAACAAATCATATTTTAACCACATTAACTTTCTCTGATGCAGTAAAAAAATTTTTAGCTCAAGATTTAGGGAAAGATCCGAGTAAACATCAACGTTTGAATTATTGGGTTTCTATCTTTGCTGATAAAACTGTCGGTAAAATTACGCGCCAGCAAATTAAAGATGAATTAAAGCTTCTATCGAATGATAAAGCACTTGCCACCTTAAATAGATATAAGGCAGCCATTGGCGCCTTGTATAGTTACCTATCCGATGAATTTGATATTGACTACAACCCTGTTAAAGGCATTAGGCAATATGCAGAAAATAATGGCCGAACTCGTTTTTTAACTGCAGAAGAGATATCTAGGCTGTTTATTACTGTAAAAGAATCTACATGGGGACAGTTGTATCTATTAGTATTAATGGCGCTAACAACAGGGGCTAGGCGTACAGAAATGCTTACATTAAAATGGGATAATATTAATTTTAAAAGCAAAACAGCACACCTTCCTATAACTAAGAATGGTGATCAGCGTATTTTAACCTTAACCGCTGATGTCATTGCTGAGTTAATGAAGTATAGAAATATAAGTGGGTATGTTTTTCCACATCCACGGGAGCCTAAAAGATATTTCCGTAATTTTGATATTCACTGGCGAGTTGCATTATCTGATGCAAAAATTAGTGATTTTAGATTTCATGATTTACGTCATACATGCGCAAGTTTACTTGCCATGAATGGTGCGAGTTTACTTGAAATAGCTCAAGTACTAGGGCATAAATCGATAACAATGACGCAAAGGTATAGTCATCTTTGCGTATCGCATAAAGCAAAATTAACCGACAGGGTCTTTGGAGGAATTGTAAATGGATAA